AAGAAAATGAGAAAGATGCAAAGTTGTAAAAATAGCATCACGGCCTTTTCTTCCCTTTAAAGTAACATTAGGAATGTGATATTAACAAACATATGGGTATAGTATTAAAGAAAATGGGTAAAAGAAACAAATGGATGTTGCAAGAATCCCTTTTGGATTTGGTGGAGTGAGTTTGAAGGATCATAGATTCAATCATGTCAAACACGTAACTTGTACTTGTCTTGTTGTGGTTATATGTCTTTATTCAAAGTTCCTAAAGGTGTTCTCAGGGAATATTACGGGTGGTCTCTAAACTTTAAATTTATTAGATTTTGTTCTTATTGCTTGCTTGCTTTTAAGATGGTCCATGGACTTGTTAGTGCCATTAAATTTTAAAATCATATAACAAATTTGATAATTTAAAAACTACCCTTTAATCCTTTGACTATTTTACTCTTCAAAAATTACAAGTTAGTTATTGTTATTGTTAGAGTTAATTGCATAGTTAGTCTCTATGGTTTGcccaaaataacatacttaggtactaatagtttaaaatcatatttttgggtattaacttttcattttgtaacgtttgaaggtattcacgttatttgtaggtttataATCATATTCTATCAGTAgctaaatatgttattttgtgcaaaccacatggactaactatgtaattaactcttattgtTATGAATTTGAGTGTCCTTTCACTACGACTAAAATTAGATTATTAGTCCATGTGTGGTACTATTTCATAACTTTTCATTAACACGTTAAAAAGGGACTATTACATCACTGCCACGTAGACATGACTTCATATTCATTTTTTTACATTTAGTATGTAATGGCTTCACAAATTTCCACTATCCATCACCCATTAAATAATATTCAAagcttaaaaataaaattaaaatatagTTAATTTCGGTGGTTGAAAAACCTTAGGGCTCACAGTCATTCCTTCACGAGCGTGGACTGCATTATGCCCCCCCCCCTATTAACACCCCAAGGGGCTCCCCTCCATTGTGGCCAAGGACATGATCTTATAACACATAGCGCTAGTGTGCCCACTTTCATTTTGCATTATAAAGGTTAGTTTGAACGCTTTCATTTTGCATTTTTAAGGTTAGTGTGTTTTTTTTTGCGCCTTCCCGCTTCCCTCTTCTTGTGCTTGGTTTCCTCACTGTGCTCGTTTTTTCCCTTTCTTAGCCTTAGTGGTTTGTGGTTTCGTTTCGGGCATAACATCATCGTCTATGCCTAAAGAAACGAAATCATGCTCGGGTTCGGGTTTGAGTCAACGATTGGGACGGTGGCATTTGGATTGCTTGTGAATGCATTTCCTATTAGCAAGGTGGTGGTATTGGTATTGCGTTAGCCACACGTTTTGGTCTTGACTAAAACCACCAAACGAATACGGATCCATCAGTGTTGTGGGGCATACGAGTAGGGGTTGGGCCGAGGGAGTAGCGGGTGTGCTGGGAAAGAATGGAGGCGAGTTCGGTCGACTCGGATCCATGATTTTTTTGGTATAAAATGAAGATTGGTTAAAGAGATTAGAAAAGCATTTGAGTTGTGTGATATTTTTAAATGGAGAAATGGTTTAACTAGGTTTTCAATatttagtttattattttttgttttgttttgtttttgtgaccGTTGAACGACGGTCGGAAATGCAGAGCGGGGATGAGTTCCTGTGTGCACCGATATTTGAACGGGGGAGCGGTGTTCCTCGACGGGGGAGGGTGCCACCTCACTCCCTAATGTTGTCCCCGCCCCCACACCCTTCCGCCTGAGAGACTTTATCTCTCTTTACCCACTCACAAAACATAAAAACATTTGAGGTGTTTTGGTTTGGATTTTGTTTTTATAGAACCATAATTTGGCCCAATATAAGAATTTGTTTAGCACATGATTTAAAAAGTTGTTTCTAAACAGAGCCTCTGAACCGAGCTGTCAACACCTTTAGAAGTATAAATCGACACTTATATATCCTTGTGAGTTTTCACATTCTTCCTATGCGAGACACTCAAACAAGTTCCAATTATACCGTTGTGGtgtgtttacttttttttttcttttacgctttgataaaagttttggtcaaaatcgaacgggtcaaatataattgattttttatttattaccATGACGAACCGAACTGATACCGTCTGAACAACTTCTGTAACTGTACCaatatttgtttttatggttGTCAATACAAATTTCGTTTCGATTTTGACCGAATAATGTTTAAAATGAAGTTGTATTgaaaaatatagttttttttttatcatacgcTATAGCAACACTCTGTAACGTACTAGTGTCATGACGAACTAAATTGATACCGACTGAACAACAACGGTTACAGTATTGGTACAATCGGGAGGTTACCAGTATTAGTTTATATCGTTTTTGATCGATTTAAAACACATGTCGATATTCTTTTGAGTGTATCACAACTTCATAATGTTGGATTTTGGCTTTCGGTTGCAATATGGGTGTGAAACTAGCTTTTATGAATTCTACATAATATATCGAGAATAACAATTATATAAGACAACATCAACTCATCAACCAACCCTAAAGCTAACATATTTAATTGAAATGCAAGGACACCATATAACTATAAAATCCTGAACTAGAAATTAACAATGTACAAAAATCCTGAATCTTTATAGAAGAAGAAACATATTCATAAAATACAAATCATATAATGGCAAgctacaaaaataaattaaatttaaaaaccCCAAAACAATAGAATTAATGTCATATTAAACGTATCACTTGTAGGAAACGTTTCTCTAAAGAGAAAAGAGAAattcttatgttttttttttttcaaactaataataaaagaaaagaaaagaaaagaaaagaaaagaaaagaagaaagcaTCAAAATTAATATCAATTAATTACAACCTTTTCTTTCCACGTAATACAAGTGTAATAGACATGTTTCAATTGGAATGATTCATGACTTCAGTCAAACTTCATTTTCCCTTTATAAGATACCTTGCTTTAGCATTTTTACAATTTCTTTAATTATCAGAGGTATTATGCCTATAAATGCTACCTCATATTTTCATCTTCCATTGTACCATCTTCCAAACTATTAAAATCTCCTTTGATTTTCTCTCTTATTTTGTGTCTATTTCTTCTTCTATTACTACTTTATTTTTCTTAGAAAATGATGAAAGAAAATATGATGTTTGAACACGAACATCCATTTAGTCTTATAGACTTGTGGTCGGAGCAAGTGCAACGTGAAGCAGAGTCTGAAGACGACGAGGAGGAGAACGATGATGTTTTAATTGCAAACCAAGACTTTCAATGTTTGTGTTCCAGATGTGGGGAAGACATCAAGTGGTATCATAGGTATTACTACTCTTGTTGTCATTGTAGTGATTACTTTGTTCATAAATTTTGTGCAGAGCTTCCACAAAGATTGGAAGACGTTTGTGAGGTTGGTCATGCTCTTGACCTCACCCAATCGGCATCCCATTTGAACTGGAAGGGCGGATGGACCCAGGAGGACGATTGGAACTGTAAAATTTGTGGTAGGTATCATAAGTCTGGAGATTTGTGGTATCGTTGTGATCGTTGTATTTTTCAATTTGATGTAAATTGTGGTACGAAAATGCTACAAAAAAATGTCATACACCATCCTAGCGACAAACACCCACTAATTTGCATCTCAAAACAACTTTTAGCCAAGTGCGATGCATGTGGGAAGGAACATAAGGGGAACTTCTATCATTGTTCCATTTGTCTCTGGTCTAAAATGATTCATAGTGATTGTGCTTTTCTACCACAAAAGTTGCAAATCCAACATACTACTAATGATGTCTTCTCCCATATCCATCCTCTCAACCTTGCTTATTCCTTTCCAGTCGAAGATCAAATATCTAAAAACCTGCCACGGTGTAGGGTATGTCGTTATGGGTTTAGTTATAGAACAAATCTTTGGATGTATAAATGCGAGAAATGCAGATACTATACCCATCTAGTTTGCGCAACGTCAAGAAACGAGCCATTCATGTCAATCTTCAAGTCTCCAGGTAGACCTAACTACCTACCTAATAtgtttatagttttttttttctatatatgCTATTGGTTTATGCCCATTTAACATTACAATGTTGTTTTCATCAGGTACAGGCAGTAAAAACTACAAAGATGATGAGCATCCTTATCTTCTTCATCTTCCATTTCCTGATCCATCTTACAGCATACTAAAACACTTGTTTTTTAAGAAAAAAGAATCAAGTACATTAGAAATTTCTAACAAGATCTACCACAAACCACAAGGTATTATTCATAAACACCCACTAATTCTAGAGGATATCACAGTCCCCACCTCTTCTAGAAAAAAATCAATATCCTATCATGACCCAATGAAGAGTATTCAACTTTTGTGCGACGGCTGTGTCAGACCAATTACGAGTGGCCCAATTTACGTGTGTGACAGTGAGGGGCAATGCAACTTTGTGCTCCACGAGTGGTGCTCCCAGCTACCTGCTAAATTGAATGGCCACTTTGCTCACCAACAGCACACCCTGATTCTCCATTCAAAAGCCCCTCCTCGTGAGTTTTTTGGGGTGTTTAGTTGTGATGCTTGCAAGCTACCTTGTAATGGATTTGCCTACTGTTGTATGGATTGCAACTACTTCATCATTGACGTTCACTGCGCCTTCTTACCAGAAGAAATCACTCATACTTCTCACCCAAATCACCTCCTTTCTAGGGTATATCACGGAGCTTCGGATAATTGTCGTATTTGTGGGCGTATAGATATGAATTATTTTTCTTGCCATACTTGTAATGATTTTCGTCTAGACGCCAAGTGTGCTTTGTTTATACCGGAGACAACTTGGAACAAGTGTGACAAGCATCCTATGAAGCTGAGTTACTTTCCGATTGAGAACCATAAGAGTGACTATTTTTGTGAAGTTTGCGAGCGAGAACTTAATCCTGAGTATCCATTCTATCACTGTCATGATTGTATGCAGTCTATGCATATAGCTTGTGCTCCCTCAATACTTCAGTATGAAACATATGACATTGATGAAAAAGGCGTTTATGAGTTTGTAAATGTGAAGTTTGGGGGCAGATATGAGAATAGTAAAGTGCATCCACACCCCCTTTCTTTCGTTCAAGGGATTCGAGACGATGGTGAATGTCACAAGTGTGGTTACAAACTCCAATTCCAAATGATCtttaagtgtttaacttgtgagTTTGCAGTTGATTATGACTGTTGTAGTGAGACATCTGAGtaagtaacatatataattgTTGGTCCGTATGTCTTAAATACAGTATGTGTTCTATTTTGTAATTCATGTTAGTTTACGTTCATTATTTTGATTTCCAACCCCCTCTGTTCCATTGTGGTTAAATCCGGATTCTGCCACGACCCATGAAAATAAACCCTTTCTGGCCTACAATCCAATATGAAGACGAATTCTCAACCCCTGTTCCATTATTTTGATGTGAGATTACTACTATTGTTCAGTGTTCTTGATGAGTTCCAACCATGGCCGGTGATTGCATTTTCAGCTACTTTATTGTTACGtatcttatttattttagttttattactATTGTTAAGTCAAGGGATTAGGATGTTATTTTGGTTTAGTTTGGGGTGTCTTATGTAAgtctcttatttatttatttgggtTACGTATGGAATGGAAATCAACCAGAATTTGAGTCAAATTTCCTTCTATCTCTTAGCTTTCTTCTTCCCCAAGGTTTTAACCCTATCACTTTATATGATTAATTTTGCATAGAGAAGATAATATGTAGCCATAACTTATTGGATTTGATGATAATACATGGGTAAACAATTTGATTATTGGCTGAATTGAACTAGTTTCCACCTCTCTAAATTGTATTATTTAACATATGCATACCACATGCTCAACAAAATGTCTATGTGAGTAAGTTGTCTTATTGCTTATGCGTTTGCATTTCAGTACTGGATTATAGGCTCTAACATTAATGTTTCTTTACGGATCTATTTGTTTTAAGTTAATTATCCCGGTTCCTTTGGGGTGTACTGGGTGGGTAAAAACATACCTGATGGCCTACAATTCAATATCAAGATTCAGTGTTCTTGATTACATTTTTTAGTACTTTATTATTGATTTTGCATAGCAAAGATTATATGTAACCATAAATGATGGAATTTGATGATAATAAATGGGTAAACAACTTTGATTTTATTGGCAGAATTGAACGAATTTTGACATCTTGAAACTGTGTTCAACATATGCATACCACATGCTCGACAAAATGTCTGTGTGAGTTTTAAAATAAAGATGAGCATTGAGCGATGAAAGAAACAATTGGTTGTTATCAAATTACGATGAAAGAAACCATTAGGTGTTATATTTGTTGAGTTGTGAAGTTTAATATTTGTTGGAGAAGTATCTGCCACCACGCCTGGATATGAGGTCGTAGTACCTCAGGTAGGTCCCACTTCTGACCGATTGAGCGTAATTCGTAAACAACGACAAAGTGAATCAATCACCGGGATATCTATCCGCACAGTTTGACAAATAAGCAACATATGAGATTAATCTTCCCAACATGTAATTGTAAACTTGTAACACCAATAAGAATAAGGGGGATTCTATTGGCACACCGCGATATCTATCCGCACACTTTGACAATTCAATACGGATCGTATAGGCAATTTATAGACAAAATGTAAAGCAAAGTAACTTGACAAATAAGCAACCATGTGAGATTTATCTTCCCCAcatataaaatgttctatgtaaGGCCATGTGTTGTGGGTTTAGATGTGTTGGCGCACCTTGCCACATCATTAGCTTTTAGAGACCCAACACCATAACATAAGGGATTTAATGGGGCTTTAACTCTTTGGGTGTGGGTTAACTAGGGGCGTGGGGCACCAATTAATTTGTCTTTTATATACAACAAATCATATTTAGTTACCTCAACCTCAACCTCACATTTCATAAAACGACATGTCATCTACGTGACATCATGTTGTAGCACTTTTCCATCTTAAAGCTCCATTAGAACCTCATTCCAAGCACACAACACATAATCTAATTGTAAACTTGTAACACATTAAAGTAAAGTTATAAGATATCTCTAATTCTGTAATAGTAGGTGTAAATCATCTCATAAACATAAATTCCTAGCTTCATATATTTTCTTGTAAGATTAATTGGTGTTGGCTTATTCTATTATTCATTTGAACATTTGAGCGGTAAAGTTTAAACTCAAGTTTATCACAACATTTATACTGAACCTGTCTTTTATAAAAGAGAGAGAAATAGtataaaaaaaagaagaaagcATAAAATCAATCCCATATAATCAAAAACTTTTTCTAATAGACAAGTGTGATGGATATGTTTCGATAGGAATAATTCATACTTGTATTTTCTCTttaaatagagttaattacatagttagtacctgtggtttgcacaaaataacatacttaggtactaatagtttaaaatcacattctagggtattaacttttcattttataacgtttgggggtattaacgttatttgtaggcttaaaatcacattctattagtacctaacgTTATGTGTTCACTTTTGTAATACATTTTTATACACATTCATTATTTTGATTCCCAAATTGGGGTGTGTCGGTTAAAATGAGATACGGGTAGTGATTCAGGACCAATGAAAATAAACCCGTTGTGGCCTACAATCCAATATGAAGATGACTTCTCAACCCCTGTTCCATTATTTTGATGTCAGATTACTACAACTATTACTGTTCAATGTTCTTGTTAGTTTTTTTGTCATGTAACAATGATCATAATAACAAAAATATACGTTTTTGTTAATTTTTGTCATGTAACAATGAAGGACAATCATAATATATGTACTGATTACACAAAGGAATAACCAAATAAATATGCATGTGAACACAAAGATTATGATCCAAATTGCAAGTAAATAGCAGAATTAAAAGTCAATGTTgattttggtattttttttttcgTTAACATGTTTACTTTTGATGGTAGATTTGCCACATACAAAAACAGCTACACACCAAAGAAGATCTGTCTGTACATCTGACTTTAATGAATCTGCATACCATATCCGATAAATTCTCTGGCAAAATGGCACATCATAAAGGGTAGCAGTTGATATTAACCCAAGATAATAAAATACCTGTTAGCGTTTCTAGGGTTTATAGGGTTTTGAGAGAATGAAGATTATGTTCATACGGATATGAattgataaaatgaaaaatatacAGGATGTTTAATACATATACTTGCAGCCGGGTATTAAAACCGCTGCATACTTAACCTATATTAATACTAATAACATTTGTCACACTATCTAGATTAATTAATCATATATAAGTGTATTTATCTAATaccctcccgtaagctagatAGTTTCCATATTGAGACGAGCCTTCAGTCTGGAGAAATCTTTATTTTGCAGTGCTTTAGTCATGATATCTGCAGTTTGATCTTTCGTTGCACAGAACAACACTTCTACTTCTTCTTTCTTGATTAAGTCTCGAATAAAGTGATACTTAACTCTAATGTGTTTGCTCTTGCCATGGTAAACAGGATCTTTTGCAAGACATATTGTGGACTTGTTGTCACAATAAATTGGTATTGGATATTCTGTTTTTCCTTGAATTTCATCAAGAATACCTTTTATCCAGATTGCTTGACATCCGGCTAAAGATAAAGCCATATATTCTGCTTCTGTTGATGATAACGCCACAACTTTCTGTTTCTTAGATTGCCAGGAGATCGGACTTGACCCTAGAAGAAATACATGACCTGAGGTGCTTTTACTGTCATCTACATTTCCTGCATAATCACTGTCACTAAAACCCACTAATTTTCCTTGTCCACCCTTCGAATAGGTGACACCTTGATTTATTGTTCCTTTAATATACTTGAGTATTCGCTTTCCTGCTTCCCAGTGGCTTTTCTTTGGATGTTCCATGAACCTACTGATTTTTGTTACCGCGTATGTTATATCTGGTCTGGTGTTAGTGAGATACATGAGACTTCCAACAAGGCTTCGATATGTTCCTTCATCAGTAAATACTTCCGAATCATCTTTTGACAATTTTATTCCATATTCCATGGGAGTGGAGACTGAATTACAACTTGTCATTCTATACTTATCTAATAAGTTTCGCATGTATTTTCTTTGGGAAAGAATTATGTTTCCATTTTCATATGTAACTTCCATACCAAGAAAATAATGTAGTTTTCCCATATCAGTCAtctcaaattctttcttcatcaTACTTTTGAAGGAGTTAATTAGGTTCATAGAGTTGCTGGCTATGATTAAATCATCCACATACAAACATATCACCAATTTTCCTTCATTGGTGTCCTTTAAGTATAAGGTATGTTCATATGTACATCTTTTGAATCCGTGTAACTTAAAGTAGTTGTCGATTCGACTGTACCACGCTCTAGGAGCCTGTTTTAGTCCATACAGTGCACGTTTGAGAAGACATACCTTTTCTTCTTCTCCTTTCATGACATATCCCTTGGGTTGTTCTACATATACTTGTTCACTTAAGTTTCCGTTGAGAAAGGCCgtttttacatccatttggtgTAGATACCAGTCATTCCTTGCAGCTAGAGCTAGAACTAGTCTGACCGTTTCAAACCGAATCACAGGAGCGAAGACTTCCTGATAGTCTATTCCATACTTTTGGTTATACCCTTTTACTACTAATCTTGCTTTGTATTTGTCTACGTTCCCATGCTCATCAAACTTAGTCTTATAAATCCATTTTACACCTATCGGTTTTTGATTCATCGGAGGATTTACTAATTCCCACGTTTGATTTTTGTATATGGATTCCATTTCTTTGTCCATTGCTTCTTGCCATTTAACCTCTTTACTTGCTTCTTCATAAGATATTGGGTCTGCGTTAGTATACAGAACGAAATTGACCGTTTGATTTCTAGCATACTTTTGTGACACCTCTTCTTCAGTAAGTTCTCGTGAGTTTCTGTAGATACTTCCTATACTTCGAGTATTGATCACTTCGTTTTCTGAGTCTGTAGATGATTCATCATTGTGTTGAATTTCATGGACTGAACTTGATGCTTGTCCTTCCGTAGAGTTTTCACTTATTCCTTCTATTTCAGAATTTCCGACAGTGTCATTGTGTCTATCAGAACTTACCTGCATAGGTTCTGGATTTAACGGAGGCGTTGTAGTTGAATTTTCACCATTGTCCATCAAAAACGGAGTTGATGTTGGTTCGGATTCAGATGTCCAGGCTTTATTTTCGTCAAAAATGACATCTCGGCTAATTATAATCTTATTGGTTAAAGGATTATATAACTTATACCCTTTTGTATTTGTGCTATAACCTACAAATACAGTTCTTTCGGTCTTGATATCTAGCTTGCTTCGAAGTTGTTTCGGTACATGAACATATGCTAAGCATCCGAACACTCTGAAGTGTTCCACATTCGGTTTCCGTCCATTCCAGGCTTCATATGGAGTCACACTAGGTCGAGTTTTCGTTACTGTTCGGTTCAAAATATAAGTGGAACAAGCTACAGCTTCTGCCCAATAACTATTTTGTAAACCCTTCATATTTATCATACTTCGACTAAGTTCCATCAAAGTTCTATTCTTCCGTTCCGCTACCCCGTTTTGTTGAGGGGTATAGCTATTCGTTAGTTGGTGATGTATTCCATTCATCTTTAAATAATCTTGGAATGCTATACTACAGTATTCACCTCCCCGATCAGATCTTAGTGTTTTTATGTTAAGATCCGATTGCTTTTCCACAAGTGCTCTAAATTGTTTGAAGTAACTTAGAGCTTCTGATTTTAACTTGAGGAAGTAAACCCATGTTTTCCGTGTGAAATCATCAATAAATGTAATAAAGTACTTACATCCACCAATGGACTCCGTTTTCATAGGGCCACATATATCGGTATGAATTATCTGCAAAGGTTTATCTGTTTGCCAAGTTGACTTCTTTGGAAATGGCTTTCTAGCCTGTTTGCCCGAAACACACCCTTCACAAATAGTTGAGCCTTTTGTGATTCTTGGTATGCCTCGTACTAGTTCTTTATTTCCCATTTCAATCAAGGTGTCATAGTTTACATGTCCAAAACGTTCATGCCACAGAGTAGAGTAATCAGTTGTCGTCATTGATAGTGCTAATGATATATCATTTTCAGGGTTCAAAGGAAACATTTTATTGTTTGTCATTTTAATGATTCCTATTGTACGATCATTCGTATCCTTGATGGTACACCGTTCCTTCATAAACTCTACTTTGTAACCTTTTTGTAGCAATTGACCCACACTTAATAAGTTGTGTTTTAATCCCTTCACATAGAATACGTTTTGAACCTTCTTTTTCTGACCTTTTATAGATATCATTACTTCTCCGATTCCTTGAACTTCTAATCGTTTATCGTCCCCCGTTCTCACTTCCTTTTGAAGTGATTCGTCTAATTTTACGAACAGGCCTTTGTTACCTGTCATATGATTGCTACACCCGCTGTCTAAGTACCAGCAATCTTCCTTAATCGCCTCTTCCATGTTTAAGATCATAAACATGGTGTCATCTTGTTGCTCGTCTAATTCATCTTCCTTATGAATTAGAGCATTGTCAGATCTTTCGTTTACATCCTTTTTCGGACAAAACTTGGCCGTATGACCAAGTTTCTGACAATTAAAACATCTTATAGAGCCCCAAGATCTACTTTTATTCTTGCCCCGTCCCTTCACATTCTGTCCGGATCTGTCTGTGTTTAAGTTTTGCATCTGAAATGCATGTTCCATGGGAACATCTTCATACAGTTTCATCCGTAGTTCGTGAGATTGGAGTATGCCCATGAGTTCTTCGGTGGACATACTCTCCAAATCTTTTGTTTCTTCCACGGTAATGACCACAGATTCGAAATTCCGAGTCAGACTTCGTAGTATCTTTTCTACTACACGCTGTTCGCTTATTTGTTCTTCATTCATTCTTAATTGATTTACAATTAAGGTTGTTCTATTGAAATAATCTTCTACGGTTTCACCCTCTTTCATTTTTAACGTATCAAAACTACATCTTAAAGTTTGTAATTTTACCGTTTTGACGCGATTTTCACCCCTGTAAGATTTGTGCAGCGTGATCCATGCGTCTTTTGATGTTTTTGCCATAGCGATACGTTCAAACACTGTTTCATTTACCGACTGGAATATGATATGTAGAGCCCTTCTGTCTTTCTTTGTTGATTCCCGATGTGCAGCGAGCGCATCTTCTGACGGATTCGTTCCTAATGCTTGAAACCCGTCTTCTACTATGTTCCATAAGTCTTGAGATTCCAATAAAACCCTCATCTGGATATGCCAGTGATAGTAATTCTGCCCAGAAAGTTTTGGAATTTGCGATTGAATACCGGTTGCAGGATTCATTGTTGGAATATAATCAGAAACAGAGATCTGTATTCGAAAGTGTATGATTGATCGATTcgtgtggctctgataccactttgttagCGTTTCTAGGGTTTATAGGGTTTTGAGAGAATGAAGATTATGTTCATACGGATATGAattgataaaatgaaaaatatacAGGATGTTTAATACATATACTTGCAGCCGGGTATTAAAACCGCTGCATACTTAACCTATATTAATACTAATAACATTTGTCACACTATCTAGATTAATTAATCATATATAAGTGTATTTATCTAATAATACCTTCGTAATTTTAGTAAAAAGGTGTTATATTTTGATATAAAAAAATTGATATGGTCTTTTAGGCCCATAAATTCCCGATACACATAACCTGACGTAACATATTGTCATTTTGATATTATTTACGATTATCAGTATCCCTGTCAAAAGAACCGTGTGTAAGAAAATAAGAAAGATGCAAAGTTGTGAAAATAGCATCACGTCCTTTTCTTTCCTTACAAGTAATATTGGGAATCTATTATAACATAAGTATATTATAATGGAAAAGGTATAAGATGGCATAAAAGGAACATTACAAGAATCTCTTTGGATTATCCAAACTATATCAAGGATTGTGATCCTCGTTGTGTAGTGTACATAATTCGTGTTAGGATCTACCAAAGAGGGTGGGTATAGGGCATCTAAtaaaaagttttcatttctatcgGTC
This is a stretch of genomic DNA from Helianthus annuus cultivar XRQ/B chromosome 16, HanXRQr2.0-SUNRISE, whole genome shotgun sequence. It encodes these proteins:
- the LOC110917814 gene encoding uncharacterized protein LOC110917814, which translates into the protein MMKENMMFEHEHPFSLIDLWSEQVQREAESEDDEEENDDVLIANQDFQCLCSRCGEDIKWYHRYYYSCCHCSDYFVHKFCAELPQRLEDVCEVGHALDLTQSASHLNWKGGWTQEDDWNCKICGRYHKSGDLWYRCDRCIFQFDVNCGTKMLQKNVIHHPSDKHPLICISKQLLAKCDACGKEHKGNFYHCSICLWSKMIHSDCAFLPQKLQIQHTTNDVFSHIHPLNLAYSFPVEDQISKNLPRCRVCRYGFSYRTNLWMYKCEKCRYYTHLVCATSRNEPFMSIFKSPGTGSKNYKDDEHPYLLHLPFPDPSYSILKHLFFKKKESSTLEISNKIYHKPQGIIHKHPLILEDITVPTSSRKKSISYHDPMKSIQLLCDGCVRPITSGPIYVCDSEGQCNFVLHEWCSQLPAKLNGHFAHQQHTLILHSKAPPREFFGVFSCDACKLPCNGFAYCCMDCNYFIIDVHCAFLPEEITHTSHPNHLLSRVYHGASDNCRICGRIDMNYFSCHTCNDFRLDAKCALFIPETTWNKCDKHPMKLSYFPIENHKSDYFCEVCERELNPEYPFYHCHDCMQSMHIACAPSILQYETYDIDEKGVYEFVNVKFGGRYENSKVHPHPLSFVQGIRDDGECHKCGYKLQFQMIFKCLTCEFAVDYDCCSETSE